From the Acidisarcina polymorpha genome, one window contains:
- a CDS encoding TrbI/VirB10 family protein, giving the protein MDTVPQQPVAKPPIQKTLPIVLVLLGGVLLIGISTVFNLIAGHKKEAAKSTMQTKPSTADPQQVSGFEKQQEQIAKNDQDNLQMQKALAALRAQDQGAPGPEADPSLPMTPAQSAAIYGASPNAPRQTSGQAELEAQARQQAAERAKKREDALNSDTVAIDFAIRETPEAASAVSVHDENKAGEDKGSGPPAQAAGDSDAEKDIAEEQGPRLGDKKDKNPMAAYDFDAYGGQLYRIFEGTVLEGVVTNHTDGGMAGPVLIMLTTDYYSHDHRQLLLPQGTRLIGSVQTVGSQQQHKLAVVFHRAVCPDGFSIDLDKYPGLDPLGTTGLATKVDHGYAMTFAAAAAVGGLGGLAQIGNAGSSLTTSSQIRNGLSSQTSAEGEQILDHFLNRLPIITLKEGSRARVYIGKDILIPSYANHRVNPNL; this is encoded by the coding sequence ATGGACACCGTTCCCCAGCAGCCCGTCGCCAAACCGCCGATCCAGAAAACCCTTCCTATCGTCCTCGTGCTTTTGGGCGGAGTCCTGTTGATTGGTATATCGACGGTGTTCAACCTCATTGCCGGTCATAAAAAAGAAGCCGCGAAGAGCACCATGCAGACGAAGCCCTCGACGGCCGACCCGCAGCAAGTGAGCGGATTCGAGAAACAGCAGGAGCAGATCGCCAAGAACGACCAGGACAACCTGCAAATGCAAAAAGCCCTTGCTGCTTTGCGGGCGCAGGACCAGGGCGCTCCCGGCCCAGAGGCAGACCCGTCCCTGCCCATGACTCCCGCCCAGAGCGCTGCGATCTACGGAGCAAGCCCGAATGCTCCGCGCCAGACCTCCGGACAAGCCGAGCTCGAAGCTCAGGCCAGACAGCAGGCGGCGGAGCGCGCGAAAAAGCGCGAGGATGCGCTCAACAGCGACACGGTCGCCATCGACTTTGCCATCCGCGAGACGCCCGAGGCTGCGTCGGCTGTATCGGTTCACGACGAAAATAAAGCAGGCGAAGACAAAGGATCTGGCCCGCCCGCGCAGGCGGCAGGCGACAGCGACGCCGAAAAGGACATCGCCGAAGAACAAGGGCCTCGGCTGGGCGACAAAAAAGACAAAAACCCGATGGCGGCCTACGATTTCGACGCCTACGGCGGACAACTCTACCGCATCTTCGAGGGCACGGTACTTGAAGGCGTCGTCACCAACCATACCGACGGCGGCATGGCCGGCCCGGTCCTGATTATGCTCACGACCGACTACTACTCGCACGACCACCGCCAGCTTCTTCTTCCTCAGGGAACCCGGCTGATCGGCTCCGTCCAGACGGTTGGCAGTCAGCAACAACACAAGTTGGCGGTCGTCTTTCATCGCGCGGTCTGCCCGGACGGTTTCTCGATCGATCTCGACAAATATCCCGGCCTCGATCCTTTGGGAACGACCGGCCTTGCCACCAAGGTTGACCACGGCTACGCAATGACGTTCGCCGCCGCCGCCGCCGTCGGGGGACTGGGAGGCCTCGCGCAAATCGGCAACGCCGGCAGCTCCTTAACCACCAGTAGCCAAATCCGCAACGGACTCTCGTCGCAAACCAGCGCCGAGGGCGAACAGATACTCGACCATTTCCTCAATCGGCTGCCGATCATCACGCTCAAAGAAGGCTCGCGCGCGCGTGTCTACATCGGCAAAGACATTCTCATTCCCTCCTACGCAAACCACCGCGTCAACCCGAATCTCTAA